From the Aerococcus viridans genome, the window TAAAATAGCATCAGATGCCTTTGATTGGGTATATAATTGCCCGTTTACACTAGCCTGACAATCCCCAATTAAGTAGATACACTTGTGAAAGTCAGAATACAATGCCATGGCAGCTTGTGGACCATGTTCGATTCGGTTTAGTGGGAAATCCACATGTGCATAAAATTTGTCCTCGAAAGCTTGGTTAACGTCCGAAATAACTGTCTCGATAGAGGCCTGCGGATCTAGTGTGGCTAAGAAGTCTTTGATGATATTGGATGCTATTTTGCCAGTTTTCATGCCCTCATGGGTGAAATTCGATTTTGAAGTCACCCCATCTACAACTGCGATGAAATACTCATTTGTAAAAAGAGCGTCCTCGCATAAAACTGGCTGGTCATATTTACCCTGGATAAAAGTGTGTTGAATCTGCATATTCTCTCCCTCACGTTCTATACCTTGCTAATTACAGTATATAGAAGATGATGGGATAGGCAAAGAATAAGTAAGGGATAAATGGCAGACCAGTTGGAAAGGTCGTATGTCTGATTTTCAAATAAAAGATGTGACATAGGGCTAGACCGCTAGCGATTAAAAGAAGGTATGAGAAGTTTAAGGGACCGAGCATTAGAGCTAAGACTACCAGTGCTTTAATGTCGCCACCACCAATACCTTGATGAAGCAGGTGATTGCAGGTGATTAAAGTAGTGAAGACTAATAGGGAAAAGGTAATGTGGGTTAAGTGTGCTATGTCCGGATTTCGATATAGATAATTAATCACAACTAATAATAATATGACTTGAAACCGGTCTGGTATGATGTGTAAAGCCAGATCGGCACTGGTCATGATGAGAAGGATAGTAAAAATCAGGAAGAGAAGAATTGCTGTTTCAGTCGTATGGTTCAGAAAAAACAAGAAAGAGAATATAGCGAAAAATCCTTCAGAAAGTGGATAAATCAGTGGAATTGGCTGGCGGCAAGTCTGACATTTACCTGTTGATAGGCCGTAACCGATGATTGGTATCAAAGCTAAGGGTGAAATCGGGACATGGCAATTGTCGCACTTGGAACGACCGTGGATAAAGGATTGTCCAAGGACTGTTCTTGAGCCAACCACCATAAAAAATGAAGCAAGACTAGCAAAAAGGACCAATAGAATGGTATAATAAACAAACGATATCATTTTCAACCTCCATATGGTTTATATACGAATTTTTTCTGCCGATGCGCTAAAAAATGACGAAAAATAAATTTTTTTATGGAAATTGTGTTGACAGTGTCTAAATCAGATGGTATTATTTAGTAGTTGTCTTTGACAGATAACTAATTGAAATATTTACGGAGAATTAGCTCAGCTGGGAGAGCGTCTGCCTTACAAGCAGGATGTCGGGGGTTCGAGCCCCTCATTCTCCACCATGACTCGTTAGCTCAGTTGGTAGAGCAACTGACTTTTAATCAGTGGGTCGTAGGTTCGAATCCTACACGGGTCATATTCATTTTGAATAAAACATATTTGCCGGCTTAGCTCAGTTGGTAGAGCATCTGATTTGTAATCAGAGGGTCGAGGGTTCAAGTCCTTTAGCCGGCATATATAGAAAAACTCCTTCATCGAAAGATGGAGGAGTTTTTTGTTCTTTACTACGTTTTTTCGACAATTTTGTTTTCTTAAGGGAAAGCTAAATAAATCTTTAAGTTTATATATCTTTATCTGGCGTATAATGGACTTTTATGGGGAAATAAAATAGCAATAAAATGAGGAATGGAAAATGGAGGATGTAAATTAATGTGGAACGATCAATACCAAGGTCTAACGGATGAAGAAGTCCAGGCCAAAGTGGCTGAAGGCCAGGTTAACCAAACTAGTCATTCTACCCAAAAAACGACGGCTGAAATTATTATAGAGAACTTTTTTACCCTATTTAATGCTTTAAACTTCCTATTGGCCTTCTTATTGTTACTGGTTGGCGCTTATTCTAATATGGCCTTTATTGCCATCATTATATTGAATATTATTATTGGGATTGTCCAAGAGCTTAGAGCCCGCGATTTGGTCAGCAAGTTGACCATTTTATCCAATAAACCAGTTAAGGTGATCCGAAATCGTCAGGAAGCCATTGTGCCATCTACTGAATTGGTGGTTGGCGACTTGATTATCCTTGAAAGTGGTGACCAGGTTCCGTCAGACGCCAACGTGGTGGACGGGTCCAGCGAAGTGAATGAGTCCCTTTTAACGGGTGAGTCGGATGCCATTTTAAAACAAGCAGGCGATGAGTTATTATCCGGTTCTTATTTGACCAGTGGGCAATTGCTGGCTGAGTTGATCCATGTTGGGGACGACAATTACGCAGAGCAGTTGGTGGCTGAAACTAAGTCTCAACCATACGCCCGTTCTGAATTAACCGATGCCATTAAGAAGATTGCCAAGTTTACCTCTTACATCATTGTGCCACTAGGGATACTCTTGTTCTTGCAAGCCTTTTTCCTACGAAGTGACACAGTAGATGTGGCGGTTATAAACTCGGTGGCTGCCCTGATTGGCATGCTGCCTAAAGGTCTGGTATTGTTGATTTCACTAGCCCTTTCAACTGCTGTTTTAAAACTAGGCAAAAAGAATGTCCTCGTGCAAAACATGTACGCTGTTGAAGCCTTGGCTCACATGGATATGCTGTGTTTAGACAAGACTGGGACAATCACGCAAGGAAAGATGTCAGTGGAGGGGATTTTTCCACTAAACAGTATCTCCGACAAGGATTTACTAGCCAAATTGGCCAATTATACAACCGCATCAACCGATAGTAATTTAACCATGACGGCTTTGAAAGACCACTTCGACGGCCAAGTCTCTACTTTAGAAGCCTTACAAGTCACGCCCTTTTCATCTGAGCGGAAGTGGGGTGCTATCAGCTTTGAAGGAGCCGGTACAATTTTCGTTGGTGCAGCTGAATACCTTATCGACGAACCGATTGAGCAAGTAATCACCGCGCAAAATGACGGCCTGCGGGTCTTGTTGGTGGGACAATCGACTGACCTACTAGACGACAAGACTGAAATCGCCAACTTAGCAATCAAACCAATTGGCTACATCACCTTGAGTGATCCAATTCGCCCCAATTCTAAATCTACTCTGGAATTTTTCCAAAATGAGGGTGTGGACATCAAAATTATTTCAGGTGACAACCCGCAAACCGTTGCCAGAGTTGCTAAGAACGCAGGACTCGCAGGCGACGCCCAAGCGATTGATATGAGTCAAATTCAAGCTGAAGCGGATGTAAGAGCAGCAGCACACCAATACAATGTTTTCGGCCGGGTCTCACCTCAACAAAAGAAACTTTTGGTAGCTGAATTTCAAGACGAAGACCATATTGTTGGGATGACAGGTGACGGGGTCAATGATATTTTAGCCTTGTCACAAGCTGACTTATCCATCACTATGGCTGAAGGGGACGGGGCAACCCGTCAAATGGCCGATTTGATTCTGGTCAATTCAGACTTTGGTGACTTACCAGCGGTCATTTCTGAAGGCCGCCGTGTGGTCAACAACATCACTCGGTCATCAAGCGTATTCTTTATCAAAACCCTATATTCTTTAATCGTGACCCTAATTTGTATTGCCTTGAATTTCCCGTTTCCATTTATTCCCTTACAAATTACCATGATTGATGCCTTTATCGAGGGCTATCCTGCCTTCTTCACGTCATTTGAACCTAATAACCAGCAAGTTAAAGAGCGGTTCCTACCCAAATCCCTTGCCGCTGCGCTACCTTCAGCCTTAACGGTGTCTGTAGCCATTTTCGCCTCCTTAGTCATGGTGAAACTGGGCATAATCGACTTTGAAACCGCTCGGACCTTTGACTATGTCATGTTGACCGGCGTCTCTTTATTTGCGGTATGGCAGTCCTGCCTCCCGTTTAACAAGTTGCGTCTCTTTCTCGCATCAACCGCAACCTTTGCCATGCTTGCCGTCGCACTGGTCTTGCCGCATTTTTCAGATATTCTGACCATCCAACCCATGACTGCTAACGAAACCCTAATCAGTCTCGCCTTGTTGGCTCTCGCTTTTGCCTTTTGGAAAATGGTCAACCGCTATCAAGATCGTTTCAAAGCATTTTTCACACGGATGAATTTTTAAATCAACCGCATCTTTGCATGTAAAGCTCACAACAAATAGACACAGAAAACCCCAGTAAGTAGCCTCGATGAGCCGCCTTACTGGGGTTTGTTTGTGTTATTTCTTCAAGATGTCGACCTTATCTGTTTTTTCCCAAGTAAAGTCTTGGTCATCACGACCAAAGTGGCCGTAAGTAGCAGTCTTGCTGAAGATTGGTTGACGAAGAGATAACATGTCGATAATACCATTTGGTGTTAAGTCAAAGTTATCGCGAACTAAAGCAACTAAATCAATTTCAGATACATCACTTGTACCGAATGTGTCAATCCCAATAGATACAGGTTCTGCAACCCCAATAGCATAGGCTAATTGGATCTCAACTTTACGCGCTAAGCCAGCTGCAACCAAGTTTTTAGCAATATAGCGAGCCGCGTATGAAGCAGACCGGTCAACTTTAGTGGCGTCTTTACCTGAGAAGGCCCCACCACCGTGGTGAGCAGACCCACCGTAAGTGTCGACGATAATTTTACGACCAGTTAAACCTGAATCGGCTTCTGGACCACCAGATACAAACTTACCAGTTGGGTTGATGAAGTAACGTGTGTTTTCATCTAACCAGTTTTCTGGCATAGTTGGCTCAACAACGTGTTTAATCACGTCTTGGCGGATTTGGTCTAATTCAATACCTTCAGTATGTTGTGTTGAAATGACGATGGTATCAATACGTTGTGGTTGGTTGTTGTCATCGTATTCCATCGTTACTTGTGTCTTACCGTCTGGACCTAAGTAGTTTAATTCACCACTTTTACGGACTTCAGCTAGTCGGCGAGATAGGCGGTGACTTAATGCAATGGGCATTGGCATTAACTCTGGTGTTTCGTCTGTTGCGTAACCGAACATAATCCCTTGGTCTCCAGCACCGATCAACTTGTTGTCCACTTCGCCCTTTTCCCGAGTTTCAATGGCATCGTCAACACCTTGTGCGATGTCGGGTGATTGTTCGTCTAGTGAGACCAATACGGCGATGGAGTCAGCGTCGAAGCCGAATTTGCCGTCACGGTAACCAATTTCACGGACGGTGTCGCGAACGATTTTTTGGATATCCACATATGCGCTAGTTGTGACCTCACCGAATACTAGGACAAGTCCTGTATTGACGGCAGTTTCGCAAGCGACACGAGCTTGTGGGTCTTGTGCAAGAATCGCGTCAAGAATGGCATCAGAAATTTGGTCAGCAACCTTATCTGGATGTCCTTCTGTGACTGATTCAGAAGTAAATAGTCGTTTATTCATGTTGTTTCCCCCAAAATATAAATTTTATGGTTACAAGGAATTTTTGCCTAAGCAAACCCTATCGGGAAGAATTTATTGTAACGTCCCCCATTATACATGATATGAAGGGAATAGTAACGGGAAAATGGCGGTATTTTCAATTTTCTGATAAGTTTTTATAGACTATTTTTAAGATTAAGATAACCCTGCATTAATTGCCTTACTATAGTTTCATTTACAAGAGGCTGGGACAAAACTACTTTTGCGAAAAAAGTAGTCCCACTTTCGTTTATTTTTATAAAGATATAGAAAAATACACTCCCACTACTGAACAAAAAAGTTCATAGTTTTGGGAGTGTATTTTTTTGAGAGACCTTTTGTCCCAGCCCCTCTTTTTGTTGATTTTACTAGGTTATCGTTTATGTTTTCTCTAAATAGATAGTATAATGTATTTTAAGAGAAAAGAGGTGATAAGATGCAGTTAACGAAAACGATTAAAGTGCAATTATACCCAAGTGCTAGTGATATTGAAAAGTTCGAAGAAACCCAACAACAGTTTTTAAACGCTTGTAATTTTGTTTCGACATATATCTTTGACCATGACTTTGAATTAGGTCAAACGACTTTGCACAACGCCTTGTATCATCAGATACGTCAGGATTTTGGGCTGCAATCGCAAATGGCCCAGTCCGTGATGCGTACGGTAATCGCGAGATATAAGACCGTGAAAACACAGTTTAAACAAAAACCTAAGCGTTATAAAGATATCCATACAGGTAAATATCATACGCTATATAAAGACCTTTACCATTTAACGAAACCCCTAGGGTTTAAGCAACCAGTCGCTGTGTTCGTACGTAATCGTAACTACGCTTATCACCAAAACAATACCTATTCACTGACGACCAATCAAGGACGAATTAAAGTGTCTTGTGATAAGCAACATATCGCTTATCTTCAACAATTTAGCCAGAATGCTTACAAGTTCGGTCAAGCTGAATTACGCTGTCGTAAGGGTAAGTGGTTCTTACACGTGTCCGCAAGTAAAGAGATAGACAGCCCAGATGAAACTAATATTCAACGGATTGTAGGCATTGACCGTGGTTTAAGACAGATACTAACTATTGCGGATGATACAACTCATACTCCCTTCTATTCGGGTAAAAGCTTGATGAAGAAAAGACGGCGTTTTAAGGAATTGCGCCAGTCCTTACAAGCGAAGAACACCAAATCAAGTCGTAGACGCCTTAAAACAATTGAAAGACGAGAGAACCGCTGGATGAATGATGTGAACCATCAATTATCAAAGACACTCGTTGATCGATACGGGGCCAATACCTTGTTTGTGTTGGAAGATCTTACGAACGTTACTTTTAACACGACTCACCATCGTAAGCAAGATGCACGGTATGAACACCATTCATGGCGATTCTTCGATTTTGAAGAAAAGTTAATGTATAAAGCTTTAGAAAGTGGTTCGCAAGTTTTAAAAGTATCCGCACAATTTACGTCCCAACGTTGTCCGAAATGCGAATCAATTGATAAAGCTAATAGACAACAAGGTAAGCACTTGTTTACTTGTCAGAATTGTGGGTATCAATCAAATGATGACCGTGTGGCAGCTATCAATATTCAAGAATTGGGTCACCGATATCTGTCGAGTGAGAAAAACCCGCGGTTTGAAAAAGTTGTGCCAATACAAAATTATTAAACGTAAAACAATATTCGGTAAGTGTCTACAGACCGCTTACTGATGGGGTGCCAGTCAACCATCCCTTAGTGTCTTTAAACGGTTGGAGATATTATATCGTTTGTACAACCACCATGTTTAGGACAAACTCTCTGTTTTAACAGAGAGTAGTTGATGTTATAATGTTCGAGATGATTAAATGTAGCAAGTTTAAGGAGGCAGCGATGAGTTACCAAGCATTATACCGCGTTTGGCGGCCGCAGACATTTGGAGATATTGTTGGCCAAGAGGCTGTTGCGCGTACGCTGCAAAATGCCATTCGAACTGGCAAAACGAGTCACGCTTACTTGTTTACGGGTCCAAGAGGTACTGGTAAGACGAGTGCGGCTAAAATTCTATCGAAAGCGATCAACTGTCCAAACCAGGTGGATGGGGAACCATGTAATGAATGTGAGATTTGCCGGGCCATTACGGACGGCACTTTGCCGGATGTGATTGAAATCGATGCAGCTTCTAACAACGGGGTTGAGGAGATTCGTGATATCCGTGATAAGGTTCGCTATGCGCCAACGGAAGCGCAATATAAGGTCTATATCATTGATGAGGTCCACATGCTTTCAACGGGTGCTTTCAATGCTTTATTAAAAACCTTAGAAGAACCGCCAGCTAATGTCATTTTTATATTAGCAACGACTGAGCCGCATAAGATACCTGCAACGATTATTTCAAGAACCCAACGTTTTGACTTTAAACGCATTTCACGTCAATCGATTGAAGACCGGATGGCTTTTATTTTAGACCAAGACGGGATTGAATTTGAGAACGGCGCTTTAGCTGTGATTGCCCGTGCGGCGAACGGTGGGATGCGGGATGCCTTATCCTTGTTAGACCAGGTGATTTCCTTTTCCGATGGGACTTTATCACTTGAAACGAGTCGTTTGGTAACGGGGGCCTTGTCTGAAGAGCAGTTGGTTGAATATACGGAGGCCTTAGCTAATGGACAAGTGACGGCAGCTTTAGACCACTTACATGCTTTAATGGCTGGTGGTCAAGATGCGGCGCGTTTTGTGGAAGAGCAGTTGGTTTTTGTGCGTGATTTAATGATTGCCAAGGAAACCAAGGCGGATACGGCTGAGATTGAAGATTTGACCCAACGTTATGACGAAGCCTTTTATAGTCTAGCGAAAACGATTGATGTGAATGTCTTGTATAAGATGATGAAAGTCTTCCGAGAAACACAGGCAGAAATTCGTTTTTCATTGCAACCAACGATCTATCTAGAGGTCGCGACGGTCCAGGTAGCCAGTCAAATCGGTGGTCAGGCGGCTGTTGGTCAAAGTGGTAACCAACAAGTGGTGGCTAACCAAGAAGGTGACCATGTCTTGCCAACGCAAGTGAGTCAAGCGTTAGCTGAATTGCAAGAACAAGTGGCAAATTTAACGGCACAGGTTCAAAATGGGAGCAAAGAGCCAGCTAAACCTGCACCAAGTAAGCCGGCTAAGCGGTCAGGGAATGCGACGGCCTTTACGCCAAATCTGACGAAGGTCTTCCAAGTCTTAAATCAAGCGACTAAGAAAGACTTGAATGATATTGCTAATTTATGGGAAGGTCTAATTGAGAGTCTACCAAGTATGCAGGCGGCCTTATTAAAGGCAACTTTCCCAGCGGCAGCATCACCAAATGCCTTCGTAGTTCGGTTTGATTATGAAATCTTGTGCAAGAAGGTGGATGACGATACGGAGACCCGTCAAGAAATTGAGCGGTTGCTATCTAATCAATTAGGTCATCCAACGAAGATGTACTATTTAACGAGCGACCAATGGCAGTCTGCCCGTCAAAGTTATGTCCAAGCCATGAAGAATGGCGAATTGGGCGACTTGGTGGGGAATGATGCGGTGGCTACTAAGGGGTCGGCAACGGATGCTGAGGCCTTTACCCAGGAAGATGAAGCGGTGGATGATGGGCTGGATGAGAACGGATTGAATGATGAAGAATCTCGTTTGCGTCAAGAGCAGATCGATCAAGCAACTTCACTATTTGGTAAGGATAATGTTACAATAATAGATGATTAGGTCATGGGGCTTGATGCCAAAATGACAATGAATATGTAAGTTAAAAAATATGAAAAGCTAAAAGGAGACGATAAAATGGCAGGCGGAATGGCAAATATGCAACAAATGATGCGTAAAATGCAAAAGATGCAACAAGAGATGGAGTCAGAACAAAAGAATATTGAAACAAAAGAGTTTCAAGGGACTGAACCATCAGGCATGGTGAATGTGACGGTAACAGGTGACCGCCGTGTGAAAGCAATCAACATCAAACCGGATGCAGTCGATCCAGAAGACGTTGATATGTTACAGGACTTATTGATTGAAGCAGTCAACAACGGACTTGAAAAAGTAGACACTGAAACTGCAAACGTTATGGGTAAATATACAAAAGGTATCCCAGGACTATAGTCAAAACAAAGTTTATGGTTGACCATGAACAACCATTTTTTACCATGGGTAGGAGACTATCCATGGTATTTTTGATAAGATAGGGTATTACAGACAGGGACAGTTAGATTATGAGCATAGCTACCTAGTGTTGGTGTCTCATTTTGTCAGCGTGTTATCCTTTTATCAAAAAGGTTTAAAATGTAAGGAAAGTTAGATGCAGGGGTGTAGAGAATGCAATATCCAGAACCAATTGCCAAGTTAATCGATTCTTTTAGTAAGTTACCAGGGATTGGCGCAAAGACAGCGTCAAGGTTGGCCTTCTTCGTCTTGGACATGCCTGAGGCGGATGTACTTCAATTTGCGTCTTCCTTGGTAGATGCCAAGCGTGAGCTACGTTATTGCTCAGTTTGTGGGAATATTACCCAGTCTGATCCTTGCGAAATCTGTGCGGATGAAAACCGCGACCGGTCACGGATTTTAGTGGTGGAGCAGGTGCGTGATGTGGTGTCTATGGAACGAATGCGTGAGTATCACGGCCTCTACCATGTCTTGCACGGGGTCTTGTCACCAATGGAAGGGACTGGACCGGAAGATTTGAATATCCAACCTCTATTGACCCGTCTGCAAGATGACCAGATCAAGGAAGTGATTGTGGCGACCAATGCGACAGCTGAAGGGGAAGCGACCGCAACCTACCTGTCTCGTTTGATTAAACCTGCAGGCATTCAAGTATCGCGGATTGCTTATGGTTTATCTGTCGGCAGTGACATTGAGTATGCGGACGAGATGACCCTATTGCGTGCCCTTGAAGGCCGCCGTGACATCGATTAACTAGTCTATAACAGATTTTAAGGAGACCTCATGGATAAACAAAAATTTGCTGGGAAATTTATTACTGTTGAAGGACCCGATGGCGCAGGTAAAACGACCCTTATTCAGGGACTAACAGCGAAACTTGAAGAAAAGCTAGCTGTGCCTTTAAAGCTGACGCGCGAGCCAGGTGGCGACCCGATTGCTGAACAAATCAGAGAAGTGATTTTAAGCCCGGAGAACGTGGCCCTAGATCCTAGAGCTGAAGCCCTTTTATACGCAGCGAGCCGTCGTCAACATTTAGTCCATACCGTACTGCCTGCACTTGAAGCTGGGCACATGGTCTTATGTGACCGGTTCGTCGACTCGTCAATTGCCTACCAAGGCTACGGTCGTGAAATTGGGGAAGAGGGGATTATTGCCATCAACCAATTCGCAACAGATGGCCGCCAACCCGACTTGACCTTGTATTTAGATATTACGGCTGAAGAGGGGATTCGCCGGATTCAAGCCAACCGCAGTCAGGCTGAACAAAACCGCCTGGACGTTGAAGCCATTGATTTCCATCAACGGGTTCATAAAGGGTATGGCGTCTTGAAAGACCGTTTTCCAGAACGGATTCAAGTTATTGATGCCACCCAAGACCCTGAAAGTATGCAGCGGGATGCCTTGGCTATTTTAGAAAGCCATTTCCCAACTTTATTTCGTTAATTCAGCTAAACATTCAAATCTTTAAAGCGCCTTAAAGCAATGGAAAGGAGTCCATCAATGGCACACGAACATTTTGATATCGCCAAGAAGCAAGCGGATTTAACCGCTATGATGGACCGGGTCCTCGTCAATAACCGCCTTGGCCACGCCTATATTTTTGAAGGCATGGTAGGTTCTGGTCAAGAAGATATGGCCCTATATTTAGCGGCCTATTTGAATTGCCTCAATCCAGCTGACAAGGGGATACCTTGCGGGACATGTAACCATTGTCGTCGGATATTGTCCGCTGACTATCCGGATGTTTATCATATAGAACCGGACGGGAATACCATTAAAATTGACCAAACGAGAGACCTAAAAGAACGGTTGTCCATGTCCTCACTTGAAGGAGACAACCAAATTTTTATTATCCATGAAGCAGAGAAAATGACTGTCAACGCAGCCAATTCTTTGTTGAAGTTTATCGAGGAACCACATGAAAATGTCTATATTTTCCTCCTCACCAATAATAGGGACGCGATCCTGTCCACGATTGTGTCTCGTTGCCAGATGATTCATTTCCCCCAATTAAACAAGGTGGACTTACAAGTCCTATTTGAGGAAGCGGGGATTAAGCCAAGTATGGCGGCGACTCTGACTGCTTTAACAAATGATGTGGGTGAAGCGACGGCGTTGGCAGAGAATGAAGATTTCCAGCAACGACTCAACTGGTCCTTGCAGTGGGTAGATTTAATCGTGAAAAAGGACCCTCGTGGTCTAACGATGGTGGCGTCAGACTGGATGAAGGGTCCTAAGGGTAGGGCGGATATGATTCAGGCCCTAAGTTTAGTGGCCTTTCATTTCCATGATTTATTATATTTACGCCTGCATCCAGACCAGGGACAAGACAATCAAGCGCAATTGGTCTTTCCGAATGACTTTGGTAAATACCAAGGCATGGTCAATAAAATAACAGTAGCAGACGCGACAAAAGCCCTACATTTAGTAGGACAAGCACAGCGGATGATCCAATCGAATGTGAGTGTACAGTCCGCTATGGAATATATGGTATTAGCCTACTGGAAAAAATAGGCAGAAATGCTTAAAGAACGCCAATGATGTCGAAAATTGCAATCGTAGTTAGTAGAGATAAGATTTTTTGTTTCATGCTTTCGTCTCCTTTTTGTTAAAATATAACAGAATTATAGGGGAAAATTCATTTTTTGTCATATATAACAAAAGGAGCAACAGAATGAATATTGGAATAAGTTACAGAGATCTAAGAAGAGAGCGTGGTTTGACCCTTATGGATGTCACAACCACTGGGGAAGTGTCCTACTCCCAACTCTCAAAGTTCGAACGTGGTGAAACAAGTATTACCATTCATCACTTGGTCAATCTAGTCCATAATCTGGGCATCTCCTTTGCTGAATTTATGACGGCCATTGAGGAATTCAATAATCCTTATACATTCTACATCGAAGAAATTGATAGAGCTTATAAAAAAGGTGATATTGACGCCTTGAGCGCAATCGCACAAACCCAAGAAAACTTATATGGTGAAACCAACCAAATTTTATTTAAATACAATGCTATTATGACAAAGCTCTTATTGAATGATTTAACTGAGGTGGAAATTCCTGAAGCTGACAAGCATTTAATCAGTGAATACATTTTGAAATGTTCCGTTTGGACGAGCTACGAGGTGATTTTGCTAGGGAATTCCCTTCGAGGATTGACGAAGTCATTGCAAGACGTATTGGTAGCGGACATGATTGCGAAATTGCCTACAATACAAGAAGGTA encodes:
- a CDS encoding prepilin peptidase, whose product is MISFVYYTILLVLFASLASFFMVVGSRTVLGQSFIHGRSKCDNCHVPISPLALIPIIGYGLSTGKCQTCRQPIPLIYPLSEGFFAIFSFLFFLNHTTETAILLFLIFTILLIMTSADLALHIIPDRFQVILLLVVINYLYRNPDIAHLTHITFSLLVFTTLITCNHLLHQGIGGGDIKALVVLALMLGPLNFSYLLLIASGLALCHIFYLKIRHTTFPTGLPFIPYLFFAYPIIFYIL
- a CDS encoding HAD-IC family P-type ATPase; the encoded protein is MWNDQYQGLTDEEVQAKVAEGQVNQTSHSTQKTTAEIIIENFFTLFNALNFLLAFLLLLVGAYSNMAFIAIIILNIIIGIVQELRARDLVSKLTILSNKPVKVIRNRQEAIVPSTELVVGDLIILESGDQVPSDANVVDGSSEVNESLLTGESDAILKQAGDELLSGSYLTSGQLLAELIHVGDDNYAEQLVAETKSQPYARSELTDAIKKIAKFTSYIIVPLGILLFLQAFFLRSDTVDVAVINSVAALIGMLPKGLVLLISLALSTAVLKLGKKNVLVQNMYAVEALAHMDMLCLDKTGTITQGKMSVEGIFPLNSISDKDLLAKLANYTTASTDSNLTMTALKDHFDGQVSTLEALQVTPFSSERKWGAISFEGAGTIFVGAAEYLIDEPIEQVITAQNDGLRVLLVGQSTDLLDDKTEIANLAIKPIGYITLSDPIRPNSKSTLEFFQNEGVDIKIISGDNPQTVARVAKNAGLAGDAQAIDMSQIQAEADVRAAAHQYNVFGRVSPQQKKLLVAEFQDEDHIVGMTGDGVNDILALSQADLSITMAEGDGATRQMADLILVNSDFGDLPAVISEGRRVVNNITRSSSVFFIKTLYSLIVTLICIALNFPFPFIPLQITMIDAFIEGYPAFFTSFEPNNQQVKERFLPKSLAAALPSALTVSVAIFASLVMVKLGIIDFETARTFDYVMLTGVSLFAVWQSCLPFNKLRLFLASTATFAMLAVALVLPHFSDILTIQPMTANETLISLALLALAFAFWKMVNRYQDRFKAFFTRMNF
- the metK gene encoding methionine adenosyltransferase translates to MNKRLFTSESVTEGHPDKVADQISDAILDAILAQDPQARVACETAVNTGLVLVFGEVTTSAYVDIQKIVRDTVREIGYRDGKFGFDADSIAVLVSLDEQSPDIAQGVDDAIETREKGEVDNKLIGAGDQGIMFGYATDETPELMPMPIALSHRLSRRLAEVRKSGELNYLGPDGKTQVTMEYDDNNQPQRIDTIVISTQHTEGIELDQIRQDVIKHVVEPTMPENWLDENTRYFINPTGKFVSGGPEADSGLTGRKIIVDTYGGSAHHGGGAFSGKDATKVDRSASYAARYIAKNLVAAGLARKVEIQLAYAIGVAEPVSIGIDTFGTSDVSEIDLVALVRDNFDLTPNGIIDMLSLRQPIFSKTATYGHFGRDDQDFTWEKTDKVDILKK
- a CDS encoding RNA-guided endonuclease TnpB family protein, whose protein sequence is MQLTKTIKVQLYPSASDIEKFEETQQQFLNACNFVSTYIFDHDFELGQTTLHNALYHQIRQDFGLQSQMAQSVMRTVIARYKTVKTQFKQKPKRYKDIHTGKYHTLYKDLYHLTKPLGFKQPVAVFVRNRNYAYHQNNTYSLTTNQGRIKVSCDKQHIAYLQQFSQNAYKFGQAELRCRKGKWFLHVSASKEIDSPDETNIQRIVGIDRGLRQILTIADDTTHTPFYSGKSLMKKRRRFKELRQSLQAKNTKSSRRRLKTIERRENRWMNDVNHQLSKTLVDRYGANTLFVLEDLTNVTFNTTHHRKQDARYEHHSWRFFDFEEKLMYKALESGSQVLKVSAQFTSQRCPKCESIDKANRQQGKHLFTCQNCGYQSNDDRVAAINIQELGHRYLSSEKNPRFEKVVPIQNY
- the dnaX gene encoding DNA polymerase III subunit gamma/tau, which encodes MSYQALYRVWRPQTFGDIVGQEAVARTLQNAIRTGKTSHAYLFTGPRGTGKTSAAKILSKAINCPNQVDGEPCNECEICRAITDGTLPDVIEIDAASNNGVEEIRDIRDKVRYAPTEAQYKVYIIDEVHMLSTGAFNALLKTLEEPPANVIFILATTEPHKIPATIISRTQRFDFKRISRQSIEDRMAFILDQDGIEFENGALAVIARAANGGMRDALSLLDQVISFSDGTLSLETSRLVTGALSEEQLVEYTEALANGQVTAALDHLHALMAGGQDAARFVEEQLVFVRDLMIAKETKADTAEIEDLTQRYDEAFYSLAKTIDVNVLYKMMKVFRETQAEIRFSLQPTIYLEVATVQVASQIGGQAAVGQSGNQQVVANQEGDHVLPTQVSQALAELQEQVANLTAQVQNGSKEPAKPAPSKPAKRSGNATAFTPNLTKVFQVLNQATKKDLNDIANLWEGLIESLPSMQAALLKATFPAAASPNAFVVRFDYEILCKKVDDDTETRQEIERLLSNQLGHPTKMYYLTSDQWQSARQSYVQAMKNGELGDLVGNDAVATKGSATDAEAFTQEDEAVDDGLDENGLNDEESRLRQEQIDQATSLFGKDNVTIIDD
- a CDS encoding YbaB/EbfC family nucleoid-associated protein, which gives rise to MAGGMANMQQMMRKMQKMQQEMESEQKNIETKEFQGTEPSGMVNVTVTGDRRVKAINIKPDAVDPEDVDMLQDLLIEAVNNGLEKVDTETANVMGKYTKGIPGL
- the recR gene encoding recombination mediator RecR; this translates as MQYPEPIAKLIDSFSKLPGIGAKTASRLAFFVLDMPEADVLQFASSLVDAKRELRYCSVCGNITQSDPCEICADENRDRSRILVVEQVRDVVSMERMREYHGLYHVLHGVLSPMEGTGPEDLNIQPLLTRLQDDQIKEVIVATNATAEGEATATYLSRLIKPAGIQVSRIAYGLSVGSDIEYADEMTLLRALEGRRDID